CCGTTCCttctaaattaaaaaaaaacccttttacTATAGTGTAGTAAAATtccttttcctgttttttaGGTTGAACGATCCAAAGAGGCCGTATTGCTAGGTAAAAGCCGCTGGAATAGTTGGAATAGTTGAACTTTCATCTATTGTGCTCTGATTCTTTTTccaatgaaattaattttgatgtGTTGATTTCATTGGAAAAAGAATCAGAGcacaaataatgaaaaaaaaaatcttatttttatACAGTTAATTAAAATACTTTCTTATAAAAGTGTTACCtacttaaaaaaatcatcctaatATAGTGCATTCGTATCATGCGCTATTCATGATTCACAATGTATGATCATGTCCCCTGTGGTACTGCGACACTGCGACCAACTATAACTGtaccaaataaataaaaaaaacctttagtGATTAAACAGTTACATCGCAACTGGAATTTTGAATGACGTGCTCAGCTAAAAGATTCTTCGTTTTGAGAATAATTTACCGTATTTGGAAAGCCCCTTAGAAAGATGACAAATCAACGATCGGTGCAATTGTCTCAAACATATCAATCATTTAGAATGCATCCATCTACACAgtttggtgtttgtgtgtgtgtgtgtgtgggggggggttgtgtgtatgtgcatgaACGACATTCTTCTACGAGCTTTACTACCGGCGTCAAAACCATGTACACGCGAGGTAAATTGTGAGCGTAAAAAATACTACTACAATAGATCAGATCGGAAGCCTCACAGATATGGATGGAAAATCGACACGACCGGGAGCATAATATAAATAAGGCTCTGTGTAAGGACGGCAGTATAGCAGCGGTGGTGGAACGGTAAAGAACGATCTGATATTTTTCGATCGCGGTGCTCAAAAGTGCATCACAGTTGAAGTCTTGGTGTGAAACAGTTGTTATTTGCGAAACATATTGTGATAATTAAGCGAATTTTCATAGATTGGTATAACTATGGTGATGGAAAAGGTGAGTTGGTGAATGGTGTGATGTGGCATATGGACAATCAGTAATAATAATGGTAGAGGTGGGAGATGAAAACGTCTCTTCGGTCTGACCTCGATCGTTAAAAGGAGTGCAATCAATTTCGTCATCGGCTACATAATCGATTGAAAGTCGGATTTCATCATTCGACGGTTAGAGGATGTGGCAAACTTTGATTAGTATGGTATGAGGAGTGGAACGTACCTTCGTGTTAAACAATTCACATCGTCAAATTACTTGATCGTCGATAGTGTTCTGCACTACTTTACTGCACGTGTTTCATGAACTGTTATCAAGCGGTATTTGGCGGTAGTGAATATAAACAGCTGGAAATCTAAACGGCAAGAGGCAACAGAGATGATTTGTTTCACTTTATTTCCCTGGTCTGATTACTATTGTTGAATTTCATGTACACGACCGTTAAACTTTACCAATGAATGCATTTTAGTATGCATGATTTACCATTAGTTGGCTTTTGGTACTCAATAGTAATGCTTATGTTTGAATGTCGTTTTGAGAGCGTTCAAAACTACTGTATTAACAAAAACTATGTCTATTGATAGTTTACTCTGTAAATAGGGCATACTTAACATAACACTGTTTTTACAATTACACGTAATTGATAACAGTTGTCGAGTGAGTAGGTAGTCAtctttcaattattttatttaaaattgtgtaacgttttttgctgctaaattttttatttcattattttagtATAGTATGGTaatatttttgtatgtttgaCGCTATGTGTGACGTGTCTTAGCGACTGACGTACGTTGCCAATTATGTAAACTTATATTTGACATGGTATCATGATATCGTCTAGTTAACAAATCCGTTGTTAATACAATTGGCGTCAGCCAACCTGTAAGAACACAGTTTTGCACAGAAACACAGTACGATGACACATTTGTTATCTATTCTTCGATTTTCGAGAGCCTTCGCGGTGGAACGACTTAAGCGTTTGAATTCCCTTTTCAGTACGAAATTCATTAGCAAAGGATCAAGTTTAGGATTTCCTTTGTAATAGATAACGAAAGGTGTTGTTATCGTAACTGTTGTGTCTGTTCGATAAatttcgtattttttcttttagcgTTGCACATGCATTTCTTTAAACATCCCCGATGATTCTGCCTTGCATGTGGCCGAACCATTCAAGTCTTGCCTGAATGGGGTTTCGGAAAGATGGTACCGATTTCCACAGCACTAACAGCTGCTTATCAGCAAATCCGGTTATGCTACCTGAAACATAGCAACAGAGGCAATGCTCGTGCCGCTGGATTGTTAGTCCGGAACCGATAACCTAAGACGCAGTGTTTAATGAAGGATCGgttaatatttttttggtgaacATTGCCCTTTTACTGGAGCATGCGCGATGGTACTGTTACTATCCATTCATGACGATTCTACGCTAGCACGTTACTGTACTTTGTGCAGTACAGGCCCCTGTTGCTCGAATCTTCGCATCGAGTGAGGAATTCATCGCATGGCTTTCACTTATCAGCTTCAGTGTTATGTGCTACTAAGCGAATGATTAAGGAAGTGAGCTGCACGCATCCGCACGGGCACCCACCGCACAATGAGAGCACACGTCATGTAGGCTAATAGCTGAAGCACTCTGACCTGCGCATTGATCGTGCACTGGACCTTGAAAAGCGAAGAATACGGAACAATAACTTGTAGGTTAAGCTTCCACAGATGTCGTTCAAATACAATACAGCAAACACCGCAATTACATGGACTTCTTGAATCGGGGGCAAACGCCTCTATCCTTTCCCATTTCTTCCTCTTattgtttgataaattattagcgacattaaaaaaaagtttactgGTTTAATCTACTTTCGAAACACTGGTTATCAGTAACCAATAAACCTGTCAACCTATTGTATTTTCagttaaatttaattacattatctttttttttttgttatttcatcTTACCCAGACCAAACGAACCTTTTGCGTGATCGGAGCGGGCACCGCTGGGCTTTGTGCTGCGCGGCATGCATTGCAAGCAGGTGGAATTGTTACCGTGTTTGAGATGGGTAAACAGCTCGGCGGAACATGGGTGTTTAATGAGGCAACGGGCAAAAACGAATATGGTATCGACGTGCACTCGAGTATGTACAAAGGATTGAAAACTAATCTACCGAAGGAGATCATGGGCTATCCGGACTTTCCCATACCGGAACAAGAAAGTTCTTACATCCCGGCGGAGGATATGTTAACCTTCTTTCAGCAATTTGCCGAAGCGTATGGAATTTTGGAGCACATTCGCTTCAGCCACTACGTAGTACGGGTGAAGCCGACGATTGATGAGAAAGGATGGGAAGTGATTGTACGCGACTGTCCGAACGATCAGCTGCTGACGCTTACGTTCGATTACGTGCTCGTGTGTAATGGACACTACCATGCGCCTAATTTACCAAAGTATCCCGGCATGAGCGTATTCCGGGGCAAACAGATGCACAGTCACGATTATCGCAGCAACGAACCGTTTGAAGGTATAACAGAGAAACGTGTACAAAGGCTCAAAATAGTTCATTCAAAATCCATCTCTCTATATTACAGGTGAAACAGTTCTCGTTATCGGAGCGGGCCCGTCAGGAATGGATATGGCATACGAGATCTCTAAGAAAGCGATCCGTGTTACTTTGAGCCACCATTTGAAGGATAAGCCCCAAACGGTGTTTCCGAGCAATGTGACATTGAAACCGGACGTAACACGGCTTACCGAAACCGGCGTTGAATATGCTGACGGTACAAGTGAAGACTTTAGTGTCATCTGCTACAGCACCGGTTACAAGTACACCTTCCCATTCTTAAGCGTCGATTGTGGCATAACGGTTGAGGAAAACTACGTGCAGCCGCTGTACAAGCACTGCATTAACATCCGCTATCCTACGATGGCATTCATTGGACTTCCATTCTACGTGTGCGCGGCGCAGATGATGGACTTGCAGGCACGGTTTTGTCTTAAATTTTTCAGCGGTGCCAAAACTCTGCCCACCCAGGAGGAGATGAGTGCCGATACAGCTGCTGAGATGGAAGAACGTTGGAAGCGCGGTTTGAAGAAACGGCAAGCACATATGATGGGCCCGGTAGAGGATCGTTACTACGATGATCTAGCACAGACTGCTGAAATCGACCCGATCAAGCCAGTGATCAAGAAGCTCCATAAGATCAGTGCGATGCGTTACTCGGAAGATTTGGTGAATTTCCGAAACGATAAATTTCGGTTAGTAGACGATGAAACGTTTGTGAAGGTTAACTAAAGTGGCTGGTGggtaaaaaaaggtaaactaGGACAACCTATTGATGAAAACACAATATTAGAGATAATGtgatttattataaaataagATACCAGCAACAATCAGTACATCTTAGGTAGAGTGGACGAAATAGAAAAACACGAACCAAATATAGCATTATGTTAGCTCTAAATTCAACAGTTGTTTACTCTACCGTTCCGAAACACAAACAtggcaaataaaatataatagagCTAGATATAGAGACAACAAACTTAAATTAAACTTCTACAAGCTTATcgaaaatttattatttccttTGTGTCGTTTAATCAAGACAAATCATAGGCAGATGTAAAATCTAGGAAATTCTACTACTTGCAACGAACGCGGTTAGTTATATGTGAATGCATTGTTTACTGCTGTATTTGCTCACTATACTCCCCTGCGTCAATTTGATTTTAATCAGGTTTCGCTCGTGATAAAGCAAGGCggagaaaatgttttatttttttaattttcatacaaacactagAAGAGAATTTACGTAAACACATAAGTTTATTTGCCTGTTGTTATTCTTTTTAACGTTAATTTACGTatcatatttatatttatatttatatttacgTTTATACAAATGGATATTTTATATTCGTATTTATAAACTATTTGACGTTAAtaattttgctttgtttgctcGCTCTTCTTCCCTGCGTCAACTAGTTTTTAATCAGTTTTCGCTCGTGATTAAGCAAGGCGGAGaaaatttttgtgtgtttgtttttttcatatatATAAACGCTTGTATAAAATTTACGTAAACAAAAGTGTTTCTGTCTTTTGTTATTGATTTCAACGTAACGGGCAGAAATTGAAACCAAATAGCGTGACTGTGAGTAAACTTCCGGCTTCACATGCGCAAATGAACGCCAATGATTTAAGAGCAAACGGGTTGCGATTTGCTCTGCGTTATAGAAAACTATCTATCGTTTTATTTGTTAGCCTGTTCCTGCTTGACACAAGATAAAATGCATCGACCTGTTGAGCAATTATTCCTTTACATATTCGAAATACTCATCATCTACGATCCTAAATACGTCCTCACGGAAATGTATTAAATCGTCTACAAACCGTTGACTGCTTTCGTTGTGCAGTTTGGTCATAACCAGGGGAATGGTTTCAATTTGGGCTGTCTTTGCAAGATCGTCATAATACCGGCCCTGCTCCGGTCCCAtcatgtgtgcgtgtctttTTTTATATCCGCGCTGTAAACGATCCTCAAATTCTTGCGCTGCATCGTCCAGCATCTCGTGCGCTGGTGGTAGATGCTGTCTACCCGTCAAGTATGCCAGACAAAATCGAACCTGAAGATCCATCATTTGTGCCGCACACACGTAGAACGGTAGTCCGATGAACGCCATCGTTGGATGGTTAATGTTGATGCAATGTTTGTACAGCGGTTGCACGTGGTT
This genomic interval from Anopheles merus strain MAF chromosome 3L, AmerM5.1, whole genome shotgun sequence contains the following:
- the LOC121599793 gene encoding senecionine N-oxygenase; amino-acid sequence: MVMEKTKRTFCVIGAGTAGLCAARHALQAGGIVTVFEMGKQLGGTWVFNEATGKNEYGIDVHSSMYKGLKTNLPKEIMGYPDFPIPEQESSYIPAEDMLTFFQQFAEAYGILEHIRFSHYVVRVKPTIDEKGWEVIVRDCPNDQLLTLTFDYVLVCNGHYHAPNLPKYPGMSVFRGKQMHSHDYRSNEPFEGETVLVIGAGPSGMDMAYEISKKAIRVTLSHHLKDKPQTVFPSNVTLKPDVTRLTETGVEYADGTSEDFSVICYSTGYKYTFPFLSVDCGITVEENYVQPLYKHCINIRYPTMAFIGLPFYVCAAQMMDLQARFCLKFFSGAKTLPTQEEMSADTAAEMEERWKRGLKKRQAHMMGPVEDRYYDDLAQTAEIDPIKPVIKKLHKISAMRYSEDLVNFRNDKFRLVDDETFVKVN